The Devosia sp. SD17-2 genome includes a region encoding these proteins:
- a CDS encoding oligopeptide/dipeptide ABC transporter ATP-binding protein has translation MSEQPLLSLRNVTKHFALPAGPFAAKPILRAVDGVDLDLMKGETLGLVGESGCGKSTLARTVIRLHEPTSGQILFKGQDVAKAPESQLSAFRRQVQMIFQDPYASLNPRMSVGELIAEPLEIARIGSPADRRKKVADLIDRVGLPSDSAARFAHEFSGGQRQRIGIARAIALEPDLVICDEPISALDVSVQAQVVNMIEDLQAELGLTYLFITHDLSMVRHISDRIGVMYLGKIVELAASSELYHRPSHPYTQALLSAIPVPDPAAKRAVEPMQGEIPSALDIPSGCRFRTRCPLATELCARVEPQLTDLGNGHVSACHYAKDLAQGTSSTLQQERMR, from the coding sequence ATGAGCGAGCAACCCCTCCTGTCCCTCCGCAACGTGACCAAGCATTTCGCCCTGCCTGCAGGACCATTTGCCGCCAAGCCCATTCTGCGCGCCGTTGACGGCGTCGATCTCGACCTGATGAAGGGCGAAACCCTCGGTCTGGTCGGGGAGAGCGGCTGCGGGAAGTCGACACTTGCCCGGACGGTCATTCGCCTCCACGAGCCCACTTCGGGCCAAATTCTCTTCAAAGGCCAGGACGTCGCCAAGGCGCCCGAGAGCCAATTGAGTGCATTCCGGCGTCAGGTCCAGATGATTTTCCAGGACCCTTACGCCAGCCTCAATCCCCGCATGAGCGTTGGCGAGCTGATCGCCGAGCCACTGGAGATCGCCCGCATCGGCTCCCCAGCTGATCGCCGGAAAAAAGTCGCCGATCTCATTGATCGCGTTGGCCTTCCGTCTGACAGCGCAGCCCGATTTGCCCATGAATTTTCCGGCGGCCAGCGTCAACGCATCGGCATTGCCCGCGCCATTGCTCTCGAACCCGATCTGGTCATCTGCGACGAACCAATTTCGGCCCTCGACGTGTCGGTGCAGGCGCAGGTCGTCAACATGATTGAGGACCTGCAGGCTGAACTGGGCCTGACCTATCTCTTCATCACCCACGATCTTTCAATGGTCCGGCACATCTCAGACCGCATCGGGGTCATGTATCTGGGCAAGATCGTCGAGCTGGCGGCAAGCAGCGAGCTCTATCACCGTCCTTCCCATCCCTATACGCAGGCGCTGCTCTCAGCCATTCCGGTGCCTGATCCGGCGGCGAAACGCGCGGTCGAACCCATGCAGGGGGAAATCCCCAGCGCGCTCGACATTCCATCAGGCTGTCGCTTCCGTACCCGCTGCCCGCTCGCGACCGAGTTGTGCGCGCGGGTCGAGCCGCAGCTTACCGACCTTGGCAATGGACATGTGTCCGCCTGCCATTACGCCAAAGACCTGGCTCAAGGGACCAGTTCGACATTGCAACAGGAGAGAATGCGATGA
- a CDS encoding MFS transporter, with the protein MTLANIERQAPASAIAAASIYSVEGFAGLFGRVIFGVLGDKLGVKRVIIGGLVLQAACIYTYIYVSELSHFYALAAVLGLAYGGVMPLYAVLARDYFGPKVMGTVLGGITMTSSIGMAFGPIGGGWIFDTFGDYHWLYVSSAVIGLAAAALALAFPPKNQDLAPTGAVPA; encoded by the coding sequence TTGACCCTTGCCAATATCGAGCGGCAGGCGCCTGCCTCCGCCATTGCCGCGGCCAGCATCTATAGCGTCGAGGGTTTCGCAGGACTCTTCGGGCGGGTGATTTTTGGCGTTCTCGGCGACAAGCTTGGGGTAAAACGGGTGATCATCGGTGGGCTGGTTCTGCAGGCCGCTTGTATCTACACCTATATTTATGTCAGCGAACTCAGCCACTTCTATGCGCTGGCCGCGGTGCTCGGGCTCGCCTATGGCGGGGTCATGCCGCTCTACGCCGTGCTCGCACGGGACTATTTCGGCCCCAAGGTAATGGGCACGGTCCTCGGCGGCATCACCATGACCTCAAGCATCGGCATGGCGTTTGGGCCAATCGGGGGCGGATGGATCTTCGATACGTTTGGCGATTATCACTGGCTCTACGTCAGTTCTGCCGTGATCGGTCTTGCGGCAGCGGCGCTGGCCTTGGCGTTTCCGCCAAAGAACCAGGATCTGGCCCCGACCGGCGCGGTCCCGGCCTGA
- a CDS encoding MFS transporter yields MSPFHQILSNNLVANITNFTVWFALTFWIFIETQSVFATGMVAGIFLVFTAACGFWFGSIVDHNPKKAAMQGSSIASFFFYLISTALVFLEPEGAFADPYGAYLWGFVFVVMLGVISGNLRIIALPTLVTILIPEDRRDKANGLVGMVSGIGFLTTSVISGFLVAFGGMKLTLILALGFTLLAFAHLLVLRLDEGRVAPSADVPQEPKRVDIAGTIRVIAAVPGLFALIFFATFNNFLGGVFMALLDAYGLSLVSVEVWGLTFGALSTAFIISGIIISKTGLGKNPLRTLLTVNIITWSVCCVFTVQSSIWLLAAGCFVWMFLGPYAEASEHTTLQKVVPLERQGRVFGFAQSVEQSASPLTAFMIGPLTQFIFIPLMTDGAGADAIGDWFGRGPERGIALVFTIAGFIGLIVTIIAFNSRAYRDLSAAYATQGDDEGDNDGAAMAASPV; encoded by the coding sequence ATGAGCCCGTTTCATCAGATCCTGAGCAATAACCTTGTCGCCAACATCACCAATTTCACGGTGTGGTTTGCCCTGACATTCTGGATTTTTATCGAGACGCAGTCGGTATTTGCGACAGGTATGGTGGCCGGCATCTTTCTCGTTTTCACCGCAGCCTGTGGCTTCTGGTTCGGCAGCATTGTCGATCACAACCCCAAGAAGGCGGCGATGCAAGGGTCGAGCATCGCCTCCTTCTTTTTCTATCTCATCAGCACGGCGCTGGTTTTCCTTGAACCCGAAGGGGCCTTCGCCGATCCCTATGGTGCCTATCTCTGGGGTTTTGTCTTCGTAGTGATGCTGGGCGTGATTTCGGGCAACCTCCGCATCATCGCGCTTCCCACCCTGGTGACGATCCTCATACCGGAGGATCGGCGTGACAAAGCCAATGGGCTCGTGGGCATGGTGAGCGGCATAGGCTTTCTAACCACCTCTGTCATAAGCGGTTTCTTGGTGGCCTTTGGGGGAATGAAGCTCACGCTGATCCTGGCCCTTGGCTTTACCCTTCTGGCCTTCGCCCATCTCCTTGTGCTGCGGCTAGACGAAGGCCGGGTCGCCCCCAGTGCCGACGTTCCTCAAGAGCCCAAGCGCGTCGATATCGCCGGCACGATCCGCGTGATCGCAGCGGTTCCCGGGCTGTTCGCCCTCATTTTCTTCGCCACTTTCAATAACTTCCTCGGTGGCGTGTTCATGGCCCTGCTGGACGCCTATGGGTTGTCGCTGGTGTCCGTAGAGGTCTGGGGCCTGACGTTCGGGGCACTTTCAACGGCCTTCATCATCAGCGGCATCATCATTTCCAAAACCGGACTGGGCAAAAATCCGCTCAGAACGCTGCTGACGGTCAACATCATCACCTGGTCGGTATGCTGCGTCTTCACCGTACAGTCGTCCATCTGGCTGCTGGCCGCAGGCTGCTTTGTCTGGATGTTCCTCGGGCCTTATGCGGAAGCTTCCGAGCACACCACTCTGCAAAAGGTGGTGCCGCTGGAAAGACAGGGTAGGGTGTTCGGGTTCGCCCAATCGGTAGAACAATCGGCCTCGCCCTTGACCGCGTTCATGATCGGGCCTCTGACCCAGTTCATCTTTATCCCGCTCATGACAGACGGGGCCGGTGCCGATGCCATCGGCGACTGGTTTGGCCGAGGGCCCGAGCGCGGCATTGCTTTGGTGTTCACCATCGCCGGCTTCATCGGCCTGATCGTGACAATCATCGCCTTCAACTCAAGGGCTTATCGGGATTTGTCCGCCGCCTATGCCACGCAAGGCGACGATGAGGGGGATAATGACGGGGCAGCCATGGCGGCAAGCCCCGTCTGA
- a CDS encoding sugar ABC transporter permease — translation MAVSSVASMADAPTGIPPVKRRSAYPGWFFLPAAVIYSVLFLAPTFASLYFSLTRWTLFDATFIGLDNFAQFFREPFLIQGLVNTVVYAVVTSGLKVILGMALAVMLTSQIVARGYLRSIIFFPVLVSTVGVGITFTVLMHPTAGAINETLALIGIKGPGWLVDPKLALYSVALVDVWKGVGLATVIYIAGLVAIPKDYYEAARIDGATKWQNFLYVTLPLSRPATATVITLSFIGGLRTFDLIWAMTKGGPGFASDTVASVIYKQYQAGFYGLSTAGNVVLFVLIGVLVVPLTMFLNRKQGHE, via the coding sequence ATGGCTGTTTCCAGCGTAGCCAGCATGGCCGACGCGCCAACCGGCATTCCTCCGGTCAAGCGCCGCTCAGCCTATCCCGGCTGGTTCTTCCTGCCAGCGGCCGTTATCTACTCGGTGCTGTTTCTCGCACCCACATTCGCCTCGCTCTATTTCAGCCTGACGCGTTGGACGCTGTTTGACGCCACCTTCATCGGGCTCGACAACTTCGCGCAGTTCTTCCGCGAACCCTTCCTGATCCAGGGCTTAGTCAATACGGTGGTCTATGCCGTCGTCACCTCTGGTCTGAAAGTCATTCTGGGCATGGCGCTTGCCGTGATGTTGACCAGCCAGATCGTGGCCCGCGGCTATCTGCGCTCCATCATCTTCTTTCCGGTTCTGGTCTCGACGGTCGGCGTCGGCATCACCTTTACCGTGCTCATGCATCCCACTGCGGGTGCCATCAACGAAACCCTGGCGCTCATCGGCATCAAGGGACCAGGCTGGCTCGTCGATCCCAAGCTGGCGCTCTATTCCGTCGCTCTCGTCGACGTCTGGAAGGGTGTGGGGCTCGCCACCGTCATCTACATCGCCGGCCTCGTCGCCATCCCCAAGGATTACTACGAAGCTGCGCGCATCGATGGCGCCACCAAGTGGCAGAACTTCCTCTATGTGACGCTGCCGCTCAGCCGGCCGGCGACCGCCACCGTCATCACCCTGTCCTTCATCGGCGGCCTGCGTACCTTCGATCTAATCTGGGCCATGACCAAGGGCGGTCCGGGCTTTGCATCCGATACCGTCGCCTCGGTGATCTACAAGCAGTATCAGGCCGGCTTCTACGGCCTCTCGACGGCAGGCAATGTGGTGCTCTTCGTGCTCATCGGCGTCCTCGTCGTGCCTTTGACGATGTTCCTCAATCGCAAGCAGGGCCACGAATGA
- a CDS encoding carbohydrate ABC transporter permease, translated as MKSRASLVGGLAAIAATFVVFVIPFIFIILMAFKDKQQSSLRDFSWPNGFHLWDNIVQVVQTRNWMLITAFINSSLITVASVTLLIIFAAMVGFVLARRKTRWNGMIEFLILAGLMIPPAVVPTIWLLQGLKLFGTLHGMILIEVAYNLPFSIILYRAFIATIPRELDEAAIIDGARPMDVFFRVILPMLWPVTVTNIVVQSVGIFNDFTNPLYYLPGNANATVQLTLFNFQSQFSTAYNLLFTNILLITIPPLIVFMFFNRQIVAGMTAGAVKG; from the coding sequence ATGAAATCGCGCGCTTCCCTTGTCGGCGGCCTGGCCGCCATTGCGGCGACCTTCGTCGTCTTCGTCATTCCGTTCATCTTCATCATCCTGATGGCCTTTAAGGACAAGCAGCAGTCATCCCTGCGCGACTTCTCCTGGCCGAACGGCTTTCACCTCTGGGACAATATTGTTCAGGTGGTGCAGACCCGAAACTGGATGCTGATCACCGCCTTCATCAACTCCAGCCTCATCACCGTCGCCAGCGTCACGCTGCTTATCATCTTTGCGGCCATGGTCGGCTTCGTGCTGGCCCGCCGCAAGACGCGCTGGAATGGCATGATCGAGTTCCTGATCCTCGCCGGCCTCATGATCCCGCCCGCCGTGGTCCCGACCATCTGGCTGCTGCAGGGCCTCAAACTCTTCGGCACGCTGCATGGCATGATCCTGATCGAAGTGGCCTATAATCTGCCGTTCTCGATCATCCTCTACCGGGCCTTCATCGCCACCATCCCGCGCGAGCTGGATGAAGCCGCCATCATCGATGGGGCGCGGCCGATGGACGTGTTCTTCCGCGTCATCCTGCCGATGCTCTGGCCGGTGACGGTGACGAACATCGTGGTGCAGTCGGTGGGCATCTTCAACGATTTTACCAACCCGCTCTATTACCTGCCGGGCAATGCCAACGCGACGGTGCAGCTGACGCTCTTCAACTTCCAGAGCCAGTTCAGCACCGCCTATAATCTGCTCTTCACCAACATCCTTCTCATCACTATCCCGCCGCTGATCGTCTTCATGTTCTTCAACCGCCAGATCGTGGCGGGCATGACAGCCGGCGCGGTCAAAGGGTAG
- a CDS encoding VOC family protein, translating to MSLDAIEVITLFVPNLDEVRDFYQRIFAVEIVHQDDVSAVFGFAGTMINLLAEPQAPVLVDPMQIGSISDGPRMLLTILVDDVDAEYERLQSLGVRFLNGPINQPWGRRTAAFADPGGFAWEIAQFTPEK from the coding sequence ATGTCGCTCGATGCTATTGAAGTCATTACACTATTTGTTCCGAACCTCGACGAGGTGCGGGATTTCTACCAGCGCATTTTCGCGGTCGAGATCGTCCATCAAGACGACGTTTCGGCTGTCTTCGGCTTTGCCGGGACCATGATCAACCTCCTCGCCGAGCCCCAGGCTCCCGTACTAGTCGACCCCATGCAAATTGGCAGCATCTCGGATGGTCCCCGCATGCTCCTGACCATCCTTGTTGACGACGTCGATGCAGAATACGAGCGATTACAATCACTTGGAGTGCGCTTCCTCAACGGTCCGATCAACCAGCCCTGGGGTCGGCGGACGGCAGCTTTCGCCGATCCCGGCGGTTTCGCGTGGGAAATCGCACAGTTCACGCCCGAAAAGTGA
- the greA gene encoding transcription elongation factor GreA, whose protein sequence is MSVAFTKEDSAETASETMLPERSIPDGPNLVTEEGLALLQRDLEAARGAYEAAMGVDDINERRRLAATPFRDIRYLSERVRTAQIVPPSPADGTVRFGSTVTFEREDGRIQTYRIVGDDEADPSSGTISFRSPIARALMGKTVDEVASVAGGDVEIVSIS, encoded by the coding sequence GTGAGCGTCGCTTTCACGAAAGAAGACAGTGCCGAGACAGCATCGGAAACCATGCTGCCCGAGCGGTCGATACCGGATGGACCAAATCTGGTCACCGAGGAAGGCCTCGCCCTGCTTCAACGCGATCTCGAGGCGGCCAGGGGCGCCTATGAAGCGGCAATGGGGGTTGACGATATCAACGAGCGGCGCCGCCTTGCGGCGACACCGTTTCGCGATATTCGATATCTCTCAGAACGCGTTCGAACCGCCCAGATTGTTCCGCCGTCACCTGCAGACGGTACGGTGCGCTTTGGCAGCACGGTGACCTTCGAGCGCGAAGATGGTCGCATCCAGACCTACCGGATCGTCGGTGACGATGAGGCAGACCCCAGCAGCGGCACCATTTCCTTCCGGTCGCCCATTGCTCGTGCGCTGATGGGCAAGACCGTGGATGAAGTCGCTTCTGTTGCTGGGGGCGACGTGGAGATCGTGAGTATCAGCTAG
- a CDS encoding peptide ABC transporter substrate-binding protein yields MNKMLLPLMTAALMASTGGVWAAGELTYVVNNESAKYDPGTTAETFAAPIIGNTFEGLVRMDAEGQVVPALAESWEVSEDGLTYTFTLRDAKWSDGEPVKASDFVYAWKRVLDPATGAMNSQMLYHIVGAEEAYGGADSEAIAISAPDDKTLTFTLKQRVPYMLQLLNYPAFYPVREDVVSADPEGWTRNPATFIGTGPFRVSAFNAGESVVFEKNPNYYAADEVSLDKLTFRLIPDPATALAAMEAGDVDGIESVPAPEIPRLSVESDAFLVVPALGTTYAMFNPNQAPLDNLNVRKALSMAIDRSEIIEFVLQSADTPALGLVPPGMSLGGEDFTDGRDNFGLSETADIEGAQAALAEAGYPNGEGFPETVFITYTSPPIEKLLEAIQQMWKENLNIDVKIEATEWQVYYPEVQKVEYQISQMGWGADYPHPMTFLDNFVTGSPNNLNNWSNADYDTEIAAAKAASDEATSRDHMRAAEAILMNDHSILPQYHRYNYMMMSPKVSGFWRSPLNVPYFRDAEISE; encoded by the coding sequence ATGAACAAGATGCTATTGCCGCTGATGACAGCGGCCCTGATGGCGAGCACCGGAGGGGTTTGGGCCGCAGGCGAGCTGACCTATGTGGTCAACAACGAAAGCGCCAAGTACGATCCCGGCACGACCGCCGAGACATTCGCCGCTCCCATCATCGGCAACACATTCGAAGGCCTCGTGCGGATGGACGCCGAAGGCCAGGTTGTTCCTGCTCTGGCTGAATCCTGGGAAGTGTCCGAGGACGGCCTGACCTACACCTTCACCCTGCGCGATGCGAAGTGGTCCGATGGGGAGCCCGTGAAGGCGTCCGACTTCGTTTATGCCTGGAAGCGCGTGCTTGATCCCGCAACCGGCGCGATGAACTCTCAGATGCTCTACCACATCGTCGGTGCGGAAGAGGCCTATGGCGGCGCGGACAGCGAAGCCATCGCTATCTCGGCACCGGATGACAAGACGCTCACGTTCACGCTCAAGCAGCGCGTGCCCTATATGCTGCAGCTGCTCAATTACCCGGCCTTCTACCCGGTGCGCGAAGACGTTGTCTCCGCTGATCCGGAAGGCTGGACCCGTAATCCCGCTACCTTCATCGGCACTGGCCCGTTCCGAGTCAGCGCGTTCAACGCCGGCGAGTCCGTCGTGTTCGAAAAGAACCCGAACTATTATGCTGCCGACGAAGTCAGCCTCGACAAGCTGACCTTCCGCCTGATCCCCGATCCCGCAACGGCCCTGGCTGCCATGGAAGCCGGTGATGTCGACGGCATCGAGTCCGTACCAGCGCCCGAAATTCCGCGCCTTTCGGTCGAATCTGATGCGTTCCTCGTCGTTCCTGCCCTTGGCACGACCTACGCAATGTTCAACCCGAACCAGGCGCCACTCGACAATCTGAACGTCCGCAAGGCCCTGTCCATGGCCATCGACCGTTCCGAAATCATCGAGTTCGTGCTTCAGTCGGCCGACACCCCGGCACTGGGTCTGGTTCCCCCGGGCATGAGCCTCGGCGGTGAAGACTTCACCGATGGCCGCGACAATTTCGGCCTCTCGGAAACTGCGGACATTGAAGGCGCTCAGGCTGCCCTGGCAGAAGCCGGCTACCCGAATGGCGAAGGCTTCCCCGAGACCGTCTTCATCACCTACACCTCGCCGCCGATCGAAAAGCTCCTCGAAGCGATCCAGCAGATGTGGAAGGAAAACCTCAACATCGACGTGAAGATCGAAGCCACCGAATGGCAGGTCTATTATCCGGAAGTGCAGAAGGTCGAATACCAGATCTCCCAGATGGGCTGGGGTGCTGACTATCCGCACCCGATGACCTTCCTCGACAACTTCGTCACCGGTTCGCCCAACAACCTCAACAACTGGTCGAATGCCGATTACGACACCGAAATCGCTGCTGCCAAGGCGGCAAGCGACGAGGCGACCTCGCGCGATCACATGCGTGCAGCCGAAGCGATCCTGATGAACGATCACTCCATCCTGCCGCAGTATCACCGCTACAACTACATGATGATGAGCCCGAAGGTCTCCGGCTTCTGGCGCTCCCCGCTCAACGTCCCGTATTTCCGCGACGCTGAAATCTCCGAATAA
- the ugpC gene encoding sn-glycerol-3-phosphate ABC transporter ATP-binding protein UgpC: MAGLELKSIYKAYGSVEVIKGVDLSIEHGEFVVFVGPSGCGKSTLLRMIAGLEEITGGELYIGDKLCNNVEPRDRSIAMVFQSYALYPHMTVYDNVGFGLKLAKTPKDIRDQKIREAARILKMEHLLDRKPGQLSGGQRQRVAIGRAIVRQPEVFLFDEPLSNLDAALRVDTRMEIAKLHADLGATMIYVTHDQVEAMTLADKIVVLDAGVVQQVGAPIELYQRPANLFVAGFIGSPKMNFVEVTVDAVEEGAIVVSGKDVANLRVPAQTEGVNVNSLLTLGVRPHDLSPSSSGAIVGRVGLVERLGNETIVNVELASGTQWLAVLDGDQALRIGESLVLAADPAKAVLFDKSGKSLLPPISVG; this comes from the coding sequence GTGGCCGGACTTGAGCTCAAAAGCATCTACAAGGCCTACGGCAGTGTCGAGGTCATCAAGGGCGTGGACCTGTCGATCGAGCATGGCGAGTTCGTCGTCTTCGTCGGCCCCTCGGGCTGCGGAAAGTCGACGCTCCTGCGCATGATCGCCGGTCTCGAGGAGATCACCGGGGGTGAACTCTATATCGGCGACAAGCTCTGCAACAATGTCGAGCCGCGCGATCGGTCCATCGCCATGGTGTTCCAGTCCTATGCGCTCTACCCGCACATGACGGTCTACGACAATGTCGGATTCGGACTGAAGCTCGCCAAGACCCCCAAGGACATTCGCGACCAGAAGATCCGCGAAGCCGCCCGCATCCTCAAGATGGAGCATCTGCTCGATCGAAAGCCCGGCCAGCTGTCGGGCGGCCAGCGCCAGCGCGTCGCCATCGGCCGTGCCATCGTCCGCCAGCCGGAAGTCTTCCTCTTCGACGAGCCGCTCTCCAATCTCGATGCGGCCCTGCGCGTCGACACCCGCATGGAGATCGCCAAGCTCCATGCCGATCTCGGCGCGACCATGATCTACGTCACCCACGATCAGGTCGAGGCGATGACCCTGGCCGACAAGATCGTCGTCCTCGACGCTGGCGTCGTCCAGCAGGTCGGCGCGCCCATCGAACTCTATCAGCGTCCCGCCAATCTCTTCGTCGCCGGCTTCATCGGGTCGCCCAAGATGAACTTCGTCGAAGTCACGGTCGACGCGGTCGAAGAGGGGGCCATCGTGGTCAGTGGCAAGGATGTCGCCAATCTTCGCGTTCCAGCGCAAACTGAGGGCGTCAACGTTAACAGTCTGCTAACATTAGGTGTCCGTCCGCACGACCTTTCGCCCTCATCCAGCGGGGCGATTGTCGGGCGCGTTGGGCTTGTCGAACGGCTTGGAAACGAGACTATCGTCAATGTCGAACTGGCCTCGGGCACCCAATGGCTCGCCGTTCTGGATGGCGATCAGGCCCTGCGCATTGGCGAAAGCCTGGTCCTCGCCGCGGACCCGGCCAAGGCCGTACTCTTTGATAAATCAGGGAAATCTCTACTCCCGCCGATATCCGTCGGATAG
- a CDS encoding ABC transporter ATP-binding protein produces the protein MSEPILSVKNLSTSFFTRRGEVQAVRGVSFDVYPGEILGLVGESGSGKSITCMSVLKLLKAGGQIKSGTATFEGVDLLSLDETALSDLRGNRIGVIFQDPMTSLNPTLTVGEQVMETILRHRKASRAEARARAIELFELVRIPSAADRLNSYPHEFSGGMRQRVMIAMALACDPKLLIADEPTTALDVTIQRQILALLKDLQQRLGMAVILITHDLGVIAEVTDRVLVLYGGLVMETAPVSDLFARPGHPYTTGLLSAVPDLRDDTHRRLTPIPGSPPNMLAPPPGCPFAPRCPHAMNHCITALPPLFGDAHQSRCWLQHPDAPKSGAVHEVAA, from the coding sequence CCATTCTTTCGGTCAAAAACCTCAGCACCTCGTTCTTCACGCGTCGCGGCGAAGTTCAGGCCGTCCGCGGCGTCAGCTTCGATGTCTATCCCGGCGAGATCCTTGGCCTTGTCGGGGAAAGCGGCTCGGGCAAGTCGATCACCTGCATGTCAGTGCTGAAACTGCTCAAGGCTGGCGGCCAGATCAAATCAGGCACCGCCACATTTGAGGGTGTGGACCTGCTCTCGCTGGACGAAACCGCCTTGTCGGATCTTCGCGGCAATCGCATCGGGGTGATTTTTCAGGACCCCATGACCTCGCTCAACCCCACCCTGACCGTGGGCGAGCAGGTGATGGAAACCATCCTTCGCCATCGCAAGGCCAGCCGCGCAGAAGCCCGCGCCCGCGCCATCGAACTTTTCGAGCTCGTCCGCATCCCTTCGGCTGCTGATCGCCTCAATTCCTACCCGCACGAATTTTCCGGCGGCATGCGCCAGCGGGTGATGATCGCCATGGCGCTCGCCTGCGATCCAAAACTGCTGATCGCCGACGAGCCAACAACCGCCCTCGACGTCACCATCCAGCGCCAGATCCTGGCATTGCTCAAAGATCTGCAGCAGCGCCTTGGCATGGCGGTCATTCTCATCACCCACGACCTCGGCGTCATTGCCGAAGTGACCGACCGCGTGTTGGTACTCTATGGTGGCCTCGTCATGGAAACCGCCCCGGTGAGCGACCTCTTCGCCCGTCCCGGCCACCCCTATACAACCGGGCTGCTGAGCGCCGTACCAGACCTCCGCGACGACACGCACCGGCGGCTGACACCTATCCCCGGCAGTCCGCCCAACATGCTGGCGCCGCCACCGGGATGCCCCTTTGCCCCTCGCTGCCCCCACGCCATGAACCATTGCATCACGGCCCTTCCGCCGCTCTTCGGCGATGCCCACCAGTCCCGCTGCTGGCTTCAGCATCCTGATGCGCCGAAGTCGGGCGCCGTTCACGAGGTGGCCGCATGA
- a CDS encoding peptidylprolyl isomerase: MPVSVNIETELGAFTVSVDTENAPITAANFLAYVDGGHIDHSTAYRIVTMANQPAETVHKIEVVQWGPQASEDNPSAFPAIAHETTETTGLRHKHLTISMARFDPGTASSEFFICIGDQPQLDFGGMRNPDGQGFAAFGTVIAGEDVVLKIFGTAAADTEYPPEPLKFLRCYRA; the protein is encoded by the coding sequence TTGCCCGTTTCCGTAAATATCGAGACCGAGCTCGGCGCTTTCACAGTGTCGGTCGACACCGAAAATGCCCCCATCACTGCCGCCAATTTCCTGGCCTATGTCGATGGCGGTCACATTGACCACTCGACCGCCTACCGTATCGTCACCATGGCAAACCAGCCGGCAGAGACCGTCCACAAGATCGAAGTGGTGCAGTGGGGCCCTCAGGCATCCGAGGACAACCCGTCTGCTTTCCCCGCGATTGCTCACGAAACTACAGAGACAACGGGGCTCCGGCACAAGCATCTGACCATTTCGATGGCGCGTTTCGATCCTGGCACCGCCAGCTCGGAATTCTTCATATGCATCGGTGATCAGCCCCAACTCGATTTTGGCGGCATGCGCAATCCCGACGGCCAGGGCTTTGCTGCCTTCGGCACGGTGATCGCTGGCGAAGACGTTGTTCTGAAAATATTCGGAACCGCGGCGGCCGATACCGAATATCCGCCGGAACCGCTGAAGTTCCTGCGCTGCTACCGGGCGTAA